One genomic region from Bubalus bubalis isolate 160015118507 breed Murrah chromosome 12, NDDB_SH_1, whole genome shotgun sequence encodes:
- the LOC123328535 gene encoding protein FAM126B, translating to MLGSERAVVEEWLSEFKALPDTQITNYAATLHRKKTLVPALYKVIQDSNNELLEPVCHQLFELYRSSEVRLKRFTLQFLPELMWVYLRLTVSRDRQSNGCIEALLLGIYNLEIADKDGNNKVLSFTIPSLSKPSIYHEPSTIGSMALTEGALCQHDLIRVVYSDLHPQRETFTAQNRFEVLSFLMLCYNSAIVYMPASSYQSLCRMGSRVCVSGFPRQHEKQWKELCGRIVLDPEFMVQLLTGVYYAMYNGQWDLGQEVLDDIIYRAQLELFSQPLLVANAMKNSLPFDAPDSSQEGQKVLKVEVTPTVPRISRSAITTASIRRHRWRREGAEGINGGEESVNLNDADEGFSSGASLSSQPIGTKPSSSSQRGSLRKVATGRSAKDKETTSAIKSNESPRDSVVRRQYVQQPTDLSVDSIELTPMKKHLSLPAGQVVPKTNSINLIRTASASSSKSFDYVNGSQASTSIGVGTEGITNLAANNANRYSTISLQEDRLGQATEGKELLSPGAPLTKQSRSPSFNMQLISQV from the coding sequence ATGCTGGGATCTGAACGTGCTGTTGTGGAAGAATGGTTATCAGAATTCAAGGCATTACCTGACACTCAGATCACCAATTATGCGGCAACTTTACACCGGAAAAAAACACTGGTACCAGCCCTCTATAAAGTTATTCAAGACTCAAATAATGAGCTCCTGGAGCCTGTCTGCCACCAGCTGTTTGAGCTCTATCGTAGCTCTGAAGTTCGACTTAAGAGGTTCACACTGCAGTTCTTGCCAGAATTGATGTGGGTTTATTTACGGCTTACAGTTAGCCGAGACAGACAGAGTAATGGTTGCATTGAAGCACTTCTGTTAGGAATTTACAATTTGGAAATTGCTGataaagatggaaacaataaagTTCTGTCTTTTACCATCCCTTCCTTATCCAAGCCGTCAATATACCATGAGCCCTCCACGATTGGATCCATGGCCTTGACAGAAGGGGCATTATGTCAGCATGATCTCATCAGGGTTGTTTACAGTGATCTTCATCCTCAGAGGGAAACATTCACTGCACAAAACCGGTTTGAAGTCCTGAGTTTTCTCATGTTATGTTATAATTCTGCTATCGTGTATATGCCTGCTTCATCTTACCAGTCTCTTTGCCGAATGGGCTCCAGGGTTTGTGTGAGTGGGTTTCCACGGCAACAcgaaaaacagtggaaagaacTCTGTGGTCGAATAGTGTTGGATCCCGAATTTATGGTGCAGCTTCTCACAGGAGTTTATTATGCCATGTATAATGGACAATGGGACCTTGGCCAGGAAGTCCTTGATGACATCATCTATAGAGCTCAACTAGAACTCTTTTCTCAACCACTATTGGTTGCCAATGCCATGAAAAATTCATTACCATTTGATGCTCCTGATTCTTCACAAGAAGGCCAGAAAGTACTTAAAGTTGAAGTCACTCCAACAGTGCCGAGGATTTCTCGGAGTGCGATTACAACAGCTTCAATCCGTCGCCATAGATGGAGGAGAGAAGGTGCTGAGGGTATAAATGGAGGAGAGGAGTCGGTAAACCTGAATGATGCAGATGAAGGATTTtcatcaggggcttccctcaGCAGCCAGCCAATTGGGACCAAACCATCCTCCTCTTCTCAGAGGGGAAGCTTAAGGAAAGTAGCAACTGGGCGTTCAGCCAAGGATAAAGAAACAACTTCTGCCATCAAATCCAATGAGAGCCCTCGAGATTCAGTAGTTCGCAGGCAGTATGTACAGCAACCAACTGATCTTAGTGTAGATTCAATTGAGCTGACACCGATGAAGAAACACCTGAGCCTGCCTGCTGGCCAGGTGGTGCCAAAAACTAATAGCATTAATCTAATCCGGACAGCCAGTGCTTCCTCAAGTAAATCATTTGACTATGTAAATGGCAGTCAAGCAAGTACCAGCATTGGGGTTGGCACTGAGGGTATTACTAATTTAGCAGCTAACAATGCTAATCGATATTCAACTATCAGTCTACAGGAAGACCGGCTAGGTCAAGCTACAGAAGGTAAAGAGCTCCTCAGCCCAGGAGCTCCCTTAACCAAGCAGTCTCGATCCCCAAGTTTCAATATGCAGCTAATATCCCAGGTGTAG